The Silene latifolia isolate original U9 population unplaced genomic scaffold, ASM4854445v1 scaffold_617, whole genome shotgun sequence genome includes the window atgtattgaccttggtgtgcaaaacctaaaggtacgtactgattcccttcttatttcaaaccaagtaaatggaatatatactgcaagactcaaaaatgatgctttatttagaaGTCTGTCCTCCGTAATTTAAAATCagaattccgcaattttaatattgaccagaTTCTGGGACTTGAATACCCTgtgccgatgccttagccggcctaggatccaactttagtcccctcgactttgacaaaatacccatcgtacatttattagaacctgcaataaataagcaagatgaaagtttcccaatatatgtTGCCAACTCTTGAACAAAACCTTACTACcattggctacaacagggaatccttcccctaaataagcaagatgccagggcactaaaagtaaaagctgcttcatatactatcattaacaacgtgctttttaagaaatcgcaggcagggccatacctcagatgcctggaaccacaagaagctaaacagatattatcagaaatacatgaaggatactgtgggaatcataaaggcggaaggagcctggcaagcaaggtactcagaacaggttattattggcccaccttgagagccgattgcctggaattcagctctaaatgcgaagcttgccaaattcatggaccatatatccatcagccatctgaggacctacattccatatccgcaccctggccatttatgaagtggggcatgggcatagtagggaaactacctcaagcacccggacaaaaagttttcatgctagcaatgactgactacttttccaagtggatagaagctaattcatacaggcaagtcaaagaaaaggatgtcatagcattcatcaaacacaacatcatattcagatatggcatcccctctgaaatagtatgcgacaatggcacacaattcgtaggaaaaagaacagcagccttctgtgctcaatggaacatcaacctggtaacctccacgccaggatacacaaaagctaacggccaggcagaatccagtaacaaagtaataatcagttgcataaagaagaagctagaaagaaggaaaggcagatgggctgaagtgCTCCCCTTGGTCCTCGGGCCgacgaaccacgcctaaaacatcccaAAGGctaaacccctactccttggttcactacaaaaagaattaaacagCGATTGATTTTGGCGATCGAAATCGAtcgccaaaatcaatttggcgatCAATTCGATCGCTAAACGTcgtcgcggaccttagtcgccttttctagctttggcgactaaagtcggtcgccaaatttggcgatcgAAAAATCATCGCCAAATGCCAAAAATGGCGATCGATagtgtagtcgccaaattggcgatcgattcaaatagtcgccaaattggcgatcgAATAGCGAGCCGCCAAATGCCAAATTAGTCGCCTTTTTTGGGTGACGTAGCTTGATTTAGGTTGAGCCAATTTGGCGATCGATTTGGGATTTGGCGATCGCTATtgatcgccaatttggcgactaccttgaatcagtcgccaatttggcgactgaatttcagtcgccaaatcccaaatcagtcgccaaagccactgtatgttttggtggtttttttcgttttcattgctagccaaaaatttacaacctgcatacaaaccgatgttccacaacaccatacatcccatttcaacacacacaacaccatacatttcaacccaacacctcccaatttctcaaacttcatttcatatattaaaaatgaaagttttacaagctaagctattctaaatgttcaagtctaaagtgttcaagttttacaaacttacatgctaaaatcatcttacttggaagccaacaccggctccactccccccatgtggaccatgcggatcatttggatcgtagttggatctaggtccggggttacaaccttgccaccaattctcaaacatttccattctttccttcattttccggaattcttcatcacgtttggcaagttcttcatcacgtttggcatcacgttcatcacgctctcttatttgactttgaagttgactaataatttccggttgatacgtgttgttgggaattgttgaagtcgatcttctacgcgttttctcatagaaagcaggtgttgaacttccggtaccatacacgtgccctttcttgaagccatccaccaactcataccatatgtcattgtccggtttttctggattggcggctttttctcgttcaaatgcttcctacaatattaaacaaatggtagtaagttaatatggtaaccaccttatatacgacattttaaaagagaataaattaacaaaaattaaaggttacggaaaacttacatataattgcttgtcttttggcttagtccaagttcTAACCCCTTTTCCGTCAACTCTGGAATGCGTGTCCGTAAAAGCTTGATTCACCGTCGCAATCGGGCTGTGACTTCTTCTTTCTCTCTcgaatgaaaaaaaaacatacatgttataaaatcaacaaaaaatctaacataaaataaacatgttgcattgaaaacaaaaaaaaaagtgtaaaataATAGACAAAGTACTTACACCCAACATACGATtccagaacgatcgtgaacccgcgtaatgagtaggctcgttcacggcgtcttcctttcctcctcttttgttgagggatgcttgcttagacttcttctgaaaagcttcacttttggtatgctttattaagccttcatacttgtcacctgcaattacacatatgaaatcataactaataagttattgatattatttataatataagagagtataagctaattaatacaaataacaaaacaagttaattaaatacctttcatgtggtctggttcctttgggcgcctaactaccttccaaatcacgtcccgatatcgtcgagtaccgacgtcattgtacctgatacggacattctgttcttgagacggtgaccaagcaaatgATAACTACAAAAAAAAGCGtcaaaatttcatattagtataaaataaaagtataaccttggttcttaaaaaatttatcaaaattaattatttggtttctaaaataaagaattacggaaaatatatacccgaaagttattgaaccacgcctctcTTTGTGCAtgagaagcttgtgtccacgatgtaggaattggacccacgaaattagtcttcgtgcttttcgtgacacctcgtatcacgcaatcgtccataaacctgcatttattttgaacatgtaaaattacaaaaaaaaaaaaaagaaataaaaataatagactaataaagaataaaacttaccataatcccgtcggctcaagaatcatccgatgatccgaagtgtaccgtatcggcacccGTCTTTGGCTCGTCGGTAGCGTCGTCTCCTCACCGTCACCGTCTGTCGCATCGGATCCTCccgcacaaactcctcctcctgctcCGACGCGTACTGTCCTCCTCCcgagccgcctccacgcttcctacctcgactGCTCCGGCCATCtgcagtaatacaaataaaaattaacacaaataatgataaatgaaaattatacaagacttctaaattttaataatttactcttgaggaatacaaaattataccaatttaatcatcatcctcatcctcttcctcatcctcatcatcgtcatcatcatcatcataatcatcttcatctccaaacccctcgtccttcctccttttctcctcctcccttctcctcctcacctcatcttcccccctcctctcctcctcttcttcccttctctcctcctcctcctcctccgcttcATCCTCCCCTgagtctctcttccacatcataatattcttcctcttccatgtcttcaccatctttattctcatgctcattgttgatttcatcgggtggagacaaaagcgtttcatttgaaacgttttcttcttggaaaaaagttgtatcaacttgtgaccgtgcctttgtcttaaagattgcacaccacgcattttgatttctatcatttgttgtgcttggataagtagcaaaatacacttgatgagcctgatgtgcaagtataaatggatcatacttagagtatgttctagtacgattcacttctacaagcttgtattgttcatgtactctcattccagccacagaattatccttccagtcaaccttgaataagacagttttataagctcgatcacgtccactataactaatttcaaagatatcttcaactataccatagtattcgttgtcatcaagagaagaaatagtaaccccccaattgcacctagccttacctttaccgtggttgaatgtttgaaaattaaacccattaaccgagtatcgattccacgttcttaccatttttgaaggaccaaaagccacacttcttatcaaatcatcttgaatattcaactcaattacatgtttctgaaaccatgatggaaattggtcctcatgtttgtcccaaacatcatccttacttatattaggattcctctgaatgaaatcattaacaaactgtgtttcgtatggctccaagaggttacaattagatagcacgtaaaggtg containing:
- the LOC141639922 gene encoding uncharacterized protein LOC141639922 produces the protein MILEPTGLWFMDDCVIRGVTKSTKTNFVGPIPTSWTQASHAQREAWFNNFRLSFAWSPSQEQNVRIRYNDVGTRRYRDVIWKVVRRPKEPDHMKGDKYEGLIKHTKSEAFQKKSKQASLNKRGGKEDAVNEPTHYAGSRSFWNRMLGV